Part of the Melopsittacus undulatus isolate bMelUnd1 chromosome 12, bMelUnd1.mat.Z, whole genome shotgun sequence genome, AAAAGTGCAAACCCTATGAAGAGGCACTGGTAATGTTTTATTTGCACttctctttaaaagcaaacacttAATTGCATGGGGATGATTCCCTTTATTCCCTAAGTTGTATTGTTCTAGTCACAGAGCAGCTGCATATTGCCAGGGGGCTTTCAGCTGTGAGCAGTGTGAGACATGAAGCCTCACAACTGGGTAGAGTAGAAACTGTTGAATCTGTTGCTTGTGTCAGGCCACCCTGAGGTGCCCAGGAGCACCCTACTCTCAGTAACAATTGAGTTGCTTAAATTGGGCTTTGGTTTagagtttaatttttttgtatccctctttgttttccagctggggGCTGAAACACCAAAGCTGGCAGAATATCAAGCTTACAttgattttgaaatgaaagcaggTGATCCGGCTCGCATTCAGTTGATCTACGAGAGGGCTTTGGCTGAGAACTGCCTTGTGCCAGATCTCTGGGCACGTTACAATCAGTATTTGGTAAGGAACAAAACCCCAGATGTTTCCAGTTTCATTTCCCTGGTGGagggggtttggttttattttaatcttggTGGCTGATAAACAAAAGACCAAGTTTCACCTCAGTCCTGCCCCTTACTCTCTGAGCTATTTAAAGACTGATTTTTCACCTTGCCTTTGGTTTCTTCCTGTTTCCAGTGATGCATTTATTGATTGAATGAGCATCTGCTCTTCCTCCTTGAGCTGCACAGAATTAAACTGGTTGTTTGCATTGAGGTTTGTGCTATATGGCAGAGTTGACTGAGTGCAGCCAACTTTACTGGGAGCCCTGGTGTTGCCTTTGTAGCTCCTCATCCAGAGGCATTGCTTCTGAGGGTGTCCCTCCTTCTAGCTCGTGTAGGCAAAGCAGTTCAGTGCTGTCTGGATCACTGGGGAGTGATCCAGACAAACCCAGATGTTCAGTCTGTTTACATGTGGACTGGCTAATGCAGTTTGAGAATCATGCTGAACTTGAGAGGCAGGGCTTTACATATGGACAGAAGGTTGGGCTGTTAGGAGATCAGTGTAACTTGCTACAGGAGGCTTATGTAGGCTGAGTTGCTCTGTTGTCTGGATCTTACCAGCTTGAGACAGCAGGTTGTGGGTGGCTGAAGTAGGCTATGTGTACACCCTCCTTGCTTTGtatccttttctctcttcttaaTGTATgaagagcagtggaaaattTACTCAGTGCCTTTGTTATATTTATCTCATTGGCAGAAAATACCTAACTGGCTTGGTTAAAGCAGATGGTTAGGTATTGCAGACTGACGTTGCATGGAATTGTTGGTTGTGTTGTTCCTGACTGTATCCTTTCTGATGTGGTGTTCACTGAGATTGTAAGAGTATAGACTTCAAAATACCCATCCTGTCTTAGCTTTTCACatgtaaaagtacttttttaaGGTGTTGCTCTTCATAAGCTGGTATTTTGTCTCGGATGCTCTCTCTGGCTAACAGGAACATAAAACTTTGTTGTATTGTTATTCCAGGACCGGCAGCTGAAGGTGAAGGAATTGGTCTTGTCCGCTCATGACCGCGCTGTTAGGAACTGTCCCTGGACGGTGGGGCTGTGGATTAGGTATCTTCTGGCGATGGAGAGGCACAGAGTTGACCACAGCATTATTTCTGGTAAAGAAAGGCCATCTCAGCAAACCTTCTCTCTAGTACAGAACTGCTTTCTGCACCCTGAATAACATCTGACAGATGGTGGCTTGCAGAACACTGTAGGATTTGTTttcatcctgctgcagcagtctTAAAGCTGATGAAATGTGCAGCATCGTGTTCCTagggcagcactgctgctgttgagCAGCTTCACTTCTGAGCAAGCAGTGAACAACTTCACTAATGTTCATGTAAACTGGCTTGTAAATCCCTTTCCTAAACCCGTTTAGCATGTGCAGGAGTTACTGTGTTTTCCTGTCTCCAGATAGATGAGGTGTATGGACTTCTTTCTATACATTGTAGCTTGCTAGTTTTGTCAAtatctggaaaataaatgtttgtatgtttttttcccctattttctttcagaaatgtttgaaAAAGCTCTGAATGCAGGTTTTATTCAGGCAACGGACTATGTAGAAATCTGGCAGGCGTATCTTGATTACCTGAGAAGAAGGGTGGATTTTACACAAGGTACCTATGATATAGGTGTGAATAAATGTTTGATCTCTTTCCTAGGTGTCTCTCTGGTATTGTTACAAGATGTAACAGCATTTTAGTAGTTTCATATCTTTtacaaaacctgttttctgGCCAGTCAGTGTCTCTAAAATATATGAACTCAGTGGGTTTAAAGCAGCTCTTGCTGACAGAATAGATTGTGCTGTTGCAAAAATACCCTCCTTTATGTTTTAGGTGCTTGgtgtatttttattatgcttGTAGTGAGTTTTACTGAGGTAATAACATTTAGGTTCCCCTTTAAAATCATTGTGGGTGATAAGGAAGAGGTTTTAGTGATGGGAGATGAAAGAATTGCCTGGAAATcattggattttctttctttctaaagacTCGAGTaaggagctggaagagctgcGGTCTGCATTTGCCCGTGCTGTGGAGTATTTGAAACAAGAAGTAGAAGAGAGTAAGTAAAATCATCTAATatattgttttctcttgttcAAGAATGATTTTAATAAGACCAGTTCTTCCCATGATGTTTAACATGTCCTCAAGTGTCTCAAACGCTTTAAGAAGGCTACAGATACACATCTCGTGTACAATGTAGAAGCTGTTTAATAAACACTCTGTTTCCAAGAGCCCTTCAGAAACAGTTGTTGGTTTTATTCCCAGGATTCAGTGAAAGTGGTGATCCGTCCTGCACCATCATGCAGAACTGGGCAAGAATAGAGGTAAGGTTTCCATCTGCTGTGGTTAAATTGGTAGGCTAGAGGAAATGGGTCCTTTTAAGGTTCCAGCCACAGAATGCAATCCTTTTGTACTTGGGTGTTTTGTCTGGGTGACTTCAGTGAGTAAATCTCTCTTCTTCCACTCCTGTGTCTGGACTGATCAAGCACATAGTGTAGCTTCACGCTTGAAGAACAACATCCCAGGAAGGAAACGGCATTCTCTTTGGGAAGGTTATCAGGACTGTTAGTGTGTTAATGCAGTTGTGACTGCAGTGTGGTACAGAAGTGTGTGAGTTACCTTGGTTAGCGGGCTGGCCACACTGGCTTGGAACTGAGCACTGAGGCTGTAAGCTGCCTCAAATCCTGCCTAATTTACTGCTGCCTACACCAACTAGATTCAGACTAATACAGATATCAATGTACTGGTGCAGCCACTGCCTGTGAGTggatgttttatttccttcctttgccaCAGACCCATACAGATCAGGATAAGTCCTGTTACCTTTGTGCTGTAACTTCTTGGGACGTAACGCGTGGGGTGGATTGTAAAGTCTCAGGCATTGCAGTCCTGCTGGACAGTGTGTGCCTGGATCTGAATGAATCTGTAGTGTTTTCTTGTTCTGGGGGTAGAGGGAAGGCAGGGGGGAAATGGTGCTGAATAAATAATCTGCAGTCATACTGAGTGCTTTGGATGTTGTGTTTCAGGCTCGCTTGTGTAACAACATGCAGAAAGCCAGAGAACTTTGGGACAACATTATGACTAAAGGAAATGCCAAATATGCTAACATGTGGCTGGAGTATTATAACCTAGAAAGGTAAGAGCTTGGCTGGCTGGGAGAGTTCGTTAGCATTTTAGTTCGCTTATCTGTGTAAGACAAGACTTGGATACTTCACATGGGTTTATATGTGCTTTAATGGTTCTTGCAGTAGCTCTGCAGTATATTTTATGCCTATTACAGCAATAATGCGTAGAAGGAGGGAAGACACTTGTGCACAGTGTAGTTAACTGTCCTGTCTTGTGATCTGCATGCGGAGGATTGGCTCCTTACTGCTGtggttttcctcctgcagaGCTCATGGCGATactcagcactgcaggaaggCCTTGCATCGAGCTGTGCAGTGCACCAGTGACTATCCAGAGCACGTCTGTGAGGTGCTGCTCACGCTGGAGAGAATAGAAGGTAACTGTAACTGTGCATCATCTGGTTCGTGTACAATGAGAGAGAGTGAATTTTGATCCAGTGCTTTGTGTTCTGCTGAaggcttcctttcttttcactaCTGTAGTATACACAAGCagctctcctctttctttttcttcctttctggcCTGACTTGCAGCCTGCTGGGTTTTTCCATGCCTTTTTAGAGTGTCATATTATAAATGAGAGATTTCTGCTCtgcttgggttttcttctctttgaagGCACCTCGTTATAGTTCGAATTTTCATGTGTAATGGTTAATATTAAGAACAAATTCCATGAACTCACTGACTCCTATTTTTCcagaactgtattttcaaattaagGGAAAGCTAAATACAaggccttttattttttctctccattagGAACTCTGGAAGACTGGGATGCAGCTGTTCAGAAAACAGAGAACAGACTAGCTCGAGTCAATGAACAAAGAGCAAAGGTCAGAACTTTCTGAACTACCTGAGCAATTTATAGGCAATACCTATATTAAGATCATGCGTGTCTGCATGTCAGATCTCTAATGCTGGTTCCCATGGATAGACCTGAACTGTCTTAAAGCCTCAGAGCTGTTGGTTTTAGTTTAAAAACTATGGTTCACCTCTTCTGATGGTTTTTATCTTTCACCTTTTGACCCTTGGATAGATACAAGAGTAATGTGCACTCCAGGGAAGCTCTAAGAGCAAAGAGTTGATGTGCTTTAAATGTTGATCCTGTTAGTGCTGTGTTTAATGGAGCTGAGGAGAAACCCTCCAGGTTGAGTACTCTAGAAAATGCTTTGCAGTCACTGGAGAAACAATGTCTTGTGTTTGTAGGCTGCTGAGAAAGAAGCTGCTCTGGcaaagctggaggaggagaaagctGAACAGCGAAAGCAGGCTCgggcagaaaagaaagcttcCAAGAAGGCTAAAAAAGCCAGGGCTGGGGACAAACGCAAAGCAGATGATGACGATGAGGGTGAATGGGGACAAGAGGAAGAAGGTAACAAAGATAAATTCAAACTTCAGACCTTTGGCAACAGGGTTATTGGTTGTCTCCTTTCTGTTAGAGGCAGCGGAGGAAGTGGCATCGCTGGTGccttcacagagctgctgtctgTTCAGGGTCTCTTTCCCCTGGGAGATCTTTGTTGTGGGAATGAAATGACAGCAAGGTTAAATGGTTTCCGAGCAACAGAAGTACATGTTTATAAGGACTTACAGAGGTTTagggttttattatttcagagaaatactGTACCTTAAAGTCATTTTCCTGACTCATACGCTGCCGAGGTGTGTGTCTAAATTGGATTATTGAGCATTGGAGCAGCCTCATGGAAGGTGGTAACAGAAGATTTTAAGAGGTTACTGCCCCTGGGAGTTTgggattttcttcttccatacTAGTAACCCCATTAGGTGAAGGGAGAATGATACGAATCAGTAGTTGCAactgacagagaaaaggaaagtgtTCGTTTTGCTTTCATCTAAATCCTTGCTGTACTGGGCAAATAACCTCTTGTTACTCATTACTAAGCACCTGAGGGAGGTTTCTCTTTGTGTCTGTGAGACCTGTGACTGGATTTTGTGCCGTTTCCGTTTGGAAATGCACAGTGGTAACAGAGGACAGTGTAATTGCAATGGTGAATGAAATGGTGCAACTCTTACTTAGTAAGGCTTTCAATGTCATTCGTCAGCAGAGCAGCCCAGCAAGAGACACAAGGGTGATGGTTTACTTGAAGAAGACATGGAGGTAGAAATGGGACTCTTTGGGAGAAGTGGACCCGAAAAGCCAGATTGCCCAGcaaaccagaaggaaaaggcaaCCACCAGTCGAAAGGACATCCCCAAGGTCTTACATGACAGCAGCAAGGATAACGTAACTGTGTTCGTCAGCAACCTCTCCTACAACATGGCAGAGCCAGAGGTGAAACTGAAAGAGCTCTTTGAGAGCTGTGGGGAGGTGGCAGAAATCCGTCCAGTGTTCAGCAACAAGGGGACGTTCCGAGGCTATTGCTACGTGGAATTCAAGGAGGAGAAGTCTGCTCGCCAGGCCCTTGGCTTGGATCGTCAGGCTGTGGAGGGGAGACCCATGTTTGTGTCTCCGTGTGTTGACAAGAACAAGCATCCAGACTTCAAGGTaggcttttattctttcaagTAACAGGTTGAACTTTGGGGCTGTTGCATGTAATGAACTCGTGTTGGTTTGGAATGGTAATGTGATAATGTAGCAGTAAAACTGTTTCCTGGGAATTCTTGGTTCTTATGTTACTTTGCCATAAATCAGGATTGGCACCTTTTTGGGGGTGTGATAGATTGAAATAACTGGAGTCTTTGGTCTGCAAACTAACAGCCTCCTCCTTTCCTCAGGTGTTCAGGTACAGCACTACGCTGGAGAAACACAAACTGTTTATATCTGGTTTGCCATTTTCCTGCACTAAGGAAGAGCTGGAAGATGTGTGTAAAGCCCATGGGAATGTTAAAGACATTCGGCTGGTCACCAACCGAGCAGGCAAACCCAAGGTAGGCTTCCATAATGCTCTCCTAATGTAAGGAATCCTTCAGAAAGGACCTTGTCATGAAGTCTTTAGTCATTAGTAAGTTATTAGTAAGTCTGCAGAGAACTTGTTTTTAAGTAACTGGCTAGATTCACCTGGTGTAACTgattcccctcctccctccttcagTGTCTTGAGGCTATTGTTCGTACCATCTGCTACAACAATAGATGTGCCAGTGAGAAATGAGCCACCTCTGACAGGGATGAATGAGTCCTTGTGAAATAAGAGACTCTAAACCAGTGGCTGCTCTGCCAAAACTCCACCTTGGCCATATCTGTGTTGGGCACTTCcagtgggtgctgtgctggtgatggTGTGCATGTGttctttcatgtattttctaGTTCCTGACAGTATCTCAAGTGTAGTTCCTGTTGTGTGCACACCTTGTCACAAAGTGCTTCTGTGTCTACCCTGCACATTGCAGGCCACATTCTGAGCTTAGTTTGAGTTGGGATTGTGACTAAATCACAAATAAATGTGCTTCGGATGGTATAATCCAGTTTATTTCCTGTGAAACTCATGAATGAGAGTCAGTAAGTGTAGGTTGTAGGTAAGAATTCTTTTAGCTGAAGAACACTGGCCTTTCAGCCACATGTAGGTCTACTTGACcaaatgcagagaaagcagcaCTAAACCTAATGTAAGGCACCTCTTTTATTTAGGGCCTGGCCTATGTGGAATATGAAAACGAAGCTCAGGCCTCACAGGCTGTGCTGAAAATGGATGGCCTGACGGTCAAGGAGCACGTCATCAAGGTGATGATCAGTAACCCCCCCCTCCGAAAGCTGCCGGACAAGGCTGAGGCAGGCAGAGCCTCCCAGTTTGCGGTGCCGCGCCAGGTCTATGGAGCGTAAGTGCTGGGAAAGGGAACACTGGGTGTCTTTACATGCTAGAATATAGGCATTTAATCTGGAATAGGGAAGAACATTGAAAAGGTGCTGGATTGAGGGgggaaaatggatttttcttccttatcaATAGAAACAGGTCTGTAGTGCCCGAGAGTATCAGGCATTGGACACATTTGTGCCTTAGTACTAATAACTTCCATGTGCTCTTGTTCTGGAGAGCCAGGCATTGCTCACAGTGAGCATTCCGGTTGCTCTTCCATCTTTCAGGGCACTCCCACTGCTTAGTGTTGTGTTGGATTCAGTTTCTGGGGACTGCTGGGCTGTTGGTTTCTGCCAGGACGTGGGTGTCCTGTTTCAAAGTGCACCCATTGAAAGCTTTGCACTACTTATTACTGAAACCATAGACGGGAGTAATATAGAAGAGTGCTCCTCATAGTGAACAAAGTCCTTTTTGTTTCCCCAAGTTAAACCAGTACCTTCCAAGAGCTCGGGGATTCTTTTAAATGTCCCTTTTTGCTGTCCAGGCGAGGGAAGGGAAGGACACAGCTTTCCATGGTGCCTCGTGCGTTGCAGCGCCAGAGCAATCCTGTGGCTAAGGCTGAGAACGGGATGGTCCAGAACTCACCAGCAGCTTCCTCCGCCCCCCCCGAGGAGCCGAAGAAGATGTCCAATGCTGACTTTGCCAAGATGCTACTGAAAAAGTGAGCAAAAAGTCTGCAATCAGCGGGTCTGGTAAAATGTGAAATGCCTTTATGGAAGCCATGTTGTGTCCTTACGCTAGCGAGGAGAGAACGCCAGTCACAATCACTTGTAAATACTGTTCTGGACTCCTGCATTCATCGAGACCAGTGTAGGATGGTACAAAtccaggttttcttttcctctgtttgtAAGAGCAAAGAGTTTATGCTATGTTCTGGTAAAATGGCATTATATGATTCCTCATATTGAGGGTAACGAGGGGGGAAGTGTTTCCTGTACAGGTCGGATGCCACATCGAGTTTCGGGAATGCTTTACAGATGTCTCTTTCGTTAAGGAACGAGATGCAATGTGAAAGCTTAGTGCTACCCTTGTCAGGCTCCGCTGGTCAGCTCCGATCGTGATTGCAGTCCTTCTCTCTGCCAACAAACCCATTTGCCACCCAACCACACACTCGCAGGGACATTCATCTCCTTCCATTAAGCATGAGATGCAGACGCTCGTAACTTCACCACAATGGCCTATTTTAGTATTGGGAGAGTTTctatacatgtgtgtatatgtatatacaccAACATACATCTCTGTCTTCAGTTAATGTTCTGTTCCAGTTGCCCTGTTTTTTATATTGTGTATTTGTAAGAGACATTCAGATTCATGATTTGAAGTGTCAGGAGGTAATCCTTAGAGCTGGCAACTTTTGTTTCCCATAAGCTGTCTGTGCTGTTGCTGAggaccattttctttttttggggttgtttttgcTAGCTAGTTCATAAAGTCTTTTGCAGGTGGTTTCTGTATGGTTTTGTACAAATGTGAAGTGCAAGCTGACCTTTCCTGGTTTATTAAACTCAAGTTCTCAAAGGTTTTCTATAAATActgttgcttttgtttaaatgtgGGTGTTGGAATTGCACTTATCCTCTGGCAGCTGGGTAATGCTGATGTACCTCGCCTCAGGTGCACTGAGAGACACAGTGTCACTTACTTTACCCTAAATAGCTCGCTCCATCTCATATGAATATCCTGAAACCACTTTAGTCTGGTACGTGAGCTTGGGTAGAAATATTGCTGCTTGTCAACTGAACCTGGTGCCGGCTCTGGAAGTCAGCACAGGCAGGGGTTGAATGTGAGGGGGGCCTCAGTGCCAAGTTCACTTGTACAACACGAGCACTGCTGCAAATAAACACTTATTTTCAGTGCTTATGTTCTGTGATGCTTTAACTTGGCTTTACTTTGGATTAAGAAGTCTGCTTTGTAGCTTTGAGCCATGGAAGGATGGCAGTGGCGGTGATAGAGCAGCTTGGGCCTGCCAGCCAGCTCTGGACTGCTGATATAGTTTAGAAAGGCTTAGTAACACTTTGGTATGAAGCTTTGGGTGGGGATGCTAAGGCTGGCCTTGCCCTCAGGGTAGGCAAGTACACAACCTTAGTGAGGAATTCCAGTTTCCTTTAGCTGCTGGGGCTGGACTTGCTGCTTCAGAGCCCTCTGCTACACCCCAGGCCACAGCTGTATGTGGCTGTGGAGCCAGGATGTATGCACCCTGTCCTTGCTACtccccaggctgagctgtgacCTTTTCTTagttcagagcagcaggaaagcacCTTGAGCCTGTTCCAAACAAAAgactttaatattaaaatagtttaataatCTGTTACTAAAATAACATTGCATTTCCTCCCCCCAACACACCCCCCAAGCTCTAAAGTGCAGATTCTGTTTGTACTCAAAAATAAGCATACTTACACTACAAAAATAAGCATACTTTGTAAGGACAGAGCAACCTTCCTCATCCATTTATTGTCTGCTTTCCCTGGCAGCAGTAGCATAGTGTGGTGCTGGAGAAGACAGGTAACTCCCAGTCTCTTGTCTGCTTGTAGAAGATGCATCCTGGCTACCTTGCAGGGAAGGAAGTAGGAAGGGAAAAGCCTAACTCTGGCCAGGGACACTCTTATGCTGTTTGGCAAAGGGGTTGAGCTTTGCAGCTGTCTAAACTGGATTGAATCCCAAGGTTTCTGAATTGAAGGGTGTTGGGATCAGTTAGCAGGTAGGGGTGGAGGGAGCTGTTCTGGGTCAAGCTCTGGGTGCTTTTACCTTAAAAACAAAGTGCACTTCTTGGTActgcacagcagcttccaggaaCTGCATGAactgcccctgcagcacagggaggcCTCGTGTGTTCCTGATGCATTTGTCAGAGGACATGTTATTACTAGTAACTAATTGTGCAGATTGAAAGAACTTCAGGTTTTTGGCAACTTTTCCATGCCCATTCTCACCAGATTAGCACCACTGACAGAGGTTGTATAGAACAACCTTTTCTGCCTGCAGCTTTGTAGAAGCCCTTTCCAAGCCCTGAACTGTGTAAGGATACAGATCCCTGCAGTGCCCAGGGATCCTGCTGGGTGACGTGGGGCTGAGGCCAGGCCTTGGAGCACCTTGCAGCTCAGTGATGTAAGtcagcatttcttctctttgttccAGCCACGTCATCTGTAATCCTAAACCAAATGCTTCCCACTTGTACAAAGGCAACTGCAAGTAACCCAGGTGAAGGGCTGtgattggagcagctgctcaaaGCTTAAACTTAAGGAGAAAGTAAATTCCACTTGAGCCTGTGGAGCCCCTCAAATCCCTCTCCCCACTCCTTCCAGTAGCACAAGCAAGTTCTAGTACACAGTCACCATCAACAGTTCATATTTCAGCTTGAcataatgtatataaataaattatattaatttaacCCAATGTAAGacactttaaataaaatgctaaagAGTGGCACCTCCTGTCCAGTTATTTCCCAGCAGGAATACCATGTGCCTTGGTGTTCAGTGGCTCTGCCATGTCCACAACCATCAAGTCTTGACGGGGATGGTTTGTTTGCatccagcagtgctgccatCTGCCTCAGGTAAGCCCACGGAGTACTCTGTGGTGGCAATGAGCAGCATGTCCAGAGTTGTCTCCGTACACTTTGCAATGAAGCGTATGAAAGGCCTCACATCACCCTCGTTGGCCACTTCCAGGACATGATAATACTCAGCCCGTTGCTCCTTGCGGATGGTGATGGGGGGGTAACCTGCCTGCATTAGGATGAGGTTCATCAGCAGGCGTGAGGTCCTCCCATTGCCATCTGTAAATGGATGGATATAAACCAACTTGTAGTGGGCTAAAGCAGCGAATTCCACAGGGTGCAAGCTCATGGCATCTTCTGAGTTCAGCCACTGCACAAACTCCTCCATCTGCTTCTCAACATCCCGGGGATGTGGTGG contains:
- the SART3 gene encoding squamous cell carcinoma antigen recognized by T-cells 3 isoform X2, translating into MAAAGAEAAAVVAEEDEKRLPEGDPESGGDSEDEGDSDSSGDGEDEEKENEAEIQRLEEQLSINAFDYNCHLDLIKLLRQEGELVKLRRARQKMSELFPLTEEIWLDWLKDEIKMASESSEREKVYELFERAVKDYICPEIWLEYAQYSIGGIGQEGGIERVRSIFERALTAVGLHVTKGTALWEAYREFENAILETAQPAPGSVPSPEQQQMLCNQLEKIHTLFRRQLGIPLLDMETSYAEYEEWSEDPIPETTIKNYKKALQQLEKCKPYEEALLGAETPKLAEYQAYIDFEMKAGDPARIQLIYERALAENCLVPDLWARYNQYLDRQLKVKELVLSAHDRAVRNCPWTVGLWIRYLLAMERHRVDHSIISEMFEKALNAGFIQATDYVEIWQAYLDYLRRRVDFTQDSSKELEELRSAFARAVEYLKQEVEERFSESGDPSCTIMQNWARIEARLCNNMQKARELWDNIMTKGNAKYANMWLEYYNLERAHGDTQHCRKALHRAVQCTSDYPEHVCEVLLTLERIEGTLEDWDAAVQKTENRLARVNEQRAKAAEKEAALAKLEEEKAEQRKQARAEKKASKKAKKARAGDKRKADDDDEGEWGQEEEEQPSKRHKGDGLLEEDMEVEMGLFGRSGPEKPDCPANQKEKATTSRKDIPKVLHDSSKDNVTVFVSNLSYNMAEPEVKLKELFESCGEVAEIRPVFSNKGTFRGYCYVEFKEEKSARQALGLDRQAVEGRPMFVSPCVDKNKHPDFKVFRYSTTLEKHKLFISGLPFSCTKEELEDVCKAHGNVKDIRLVTNRAGKPKGLAYVEYENEAQASQAVLKMDGLTVKEHVIKVMISNPPLRKLPDKAEAGRASQFAVPRQVYGARGKGRTQLSMVPRALQRQSNPVAKAENGMVQNSPAASSAPPEEPKKMSNADFAKMLLKK
- the SART3 gene encoding squamous cell carcinoma antigen recognized by T-cells 3 isoform X1, yielding MAAAGAEAAAVVAEEDEKRLPEGDPESGGDSEDEGDSDSSGDGEDEEKENEAEIQRLEEQLSINAFDYNCHLDLIKLLRQEGELVKLRRARQKMSELFPLTEEIWLDWLKDEIKMASESSEREKVYELFERAVKDYICPEIWLEYAQYSIGGIGQEGGIERVRSIFERALTAVGLHVTKGTALWEAYREFENAILETAQPAPGSVPSPEQQQMLCNQLEKIHTLFRRQLGIPLLDMETSYAEYEEWSEDPIPETTIKNYKKALQQLEKCKPYEEALLGAETPKLAEYQAYIDFEMKAGDPARIQLIYERALAENCLVPDLWARYNQYLDRQLKVKELVLSAHDRAVRNCPWTVGLWIRYLLAMERHRVDHSIISEMFEKALNAGFIQATDYVEIWQAYLDYLRRRVDFTQDSSKELEELRSAFARAVEYLKQEVEERFSESGDPSCTIMQNWARIEARLCNNMQKARELWDNIMTKGNAKYANMWLEYYNLERAHGDTQHCRKALHRAVQCTSDYPEHVCEVLLTLERIEGTLEDWDAAVQKTENRLARVNEQRAKAAEKEAALAKLEEEKAEQRKQARAEKKASKKAKKARAGDKRKADDDDEGEWGQEEEAEQPSKRHKGDGLLEEDMEVEMGLFGRSGPEKPDCPANQKEKATTSRKDIPKVLHDSSKDNVTVFVSNLSYNMAEPEVKLKELFESCGEVAEIRPVFSNKGTFRGYCYVEFKEEKSARQALGLDRQAVEGRPMFVSPCVDKNKHPDFKVFRYSTTLEKHKLFISGLPFSCTKEELEDVCKAHGNVKDIRLVTNRAGKPKGLAYVEYENEAQASQAVLKMDGLTVKEHVIKVMISNPPLRKLPDKAEAGRASQFAVPRQVYGARGKGRTQLSMVPRALQRQSNPVAKAENGMVQNSPAASSAPPEEPKKMSNADFAKMLLKK